A part of Gossypium hirsutum isolate 1008001.06 chromosome A07, Gossypium_hirsutum_v2.1, whole genome shotgun sequence genomic DNA contains:
- the LOC107910575 gene encoding uncharacterized protein, with the protein MEHITASEVAGFGVGTLLLCATIAAPKVDAFISASQRSSLGLCKRCGDLRMIACSRCRGTGLIKANGPFSFNLIDNLYQSEEIKVKSVGCTKCQAMGHFSCPDCSNTSTS; encoded by the exons ATGGAACACATAACAGCAAGCGAAGTTGCAGGCTTTGGAGTTGGCACTTTGTTACTATGTGCTACAATTGCTGCCCCCAAAGTTGATGCTTTCATTTCTGCTTCTCAGAGAAG TTCATTGGGCTTGTGCAAGAGATGTGGTGATCTACGGATGATAGCATGCTCAAGATGTAGAGGAACTGGATTGATCAAAGCAAATGGGCCATTCAGTTTCAACCTAATTGATAATCTGTATCAGTCTGAGGAGATTAAGGTAAAATCTGTTGGATGTACAAAATGTCAAGCTATGGGTCACTTCAGTTGTCCTGATTGCTCTAATACATCCACTAGTTGA